The sequence TGACGAGGGTGCTGCGCCCGTCGTCGTTTCGGGTGATATTCCCGTTTCCGAGGCCGTTCCCGTAAGAAAAATGCCCGTTTTCAGCGATGATAGACCTAAATTCACAAAGGTCGAGATAATCTGCAAGGAATCTCGCTTTGAAACGCTTAAAAATGCGCTTATGGATATAGGCATAACAGGAATGACGGTATCGCACGTTTTAGGGTGCGGGCTCCAAAAGGGCAAGCCCGAATTTTACCGCGGCGTTCAGATGGAGGCCACTTTGCTTCCCAAAATACAGATAGACATCGTTGTAAGCAAGGTGCCCGTCCGCAGCGTTATTGAGACCGCGAAAAAAACGCTCTATACCGGACATATAGGCGACGGCAAAATATTCGTCTACGACGTTGAAAACGTAGTAAAGGTGCGCACCGGCGAAGAAGGCTACGATGCGCTGCAGGATGTGGAATAGCGTATATATTACAAAACCGGCGTGCCGCAAAGCGCGCCGGTTTTACGTTACAAAAAGACTATCGTCTTCCCGTTATATCGTCCCCGTATGTATTCCCCGTTTTTTATGTGATATTCATAAAAATCTCGCTTCGGCGTCGCGCGCGCCTCGAGTATCGCCATTATCACCCCTCCGTGGATCACAAACGCGGCACTTGAGCCGTCGGGCACGCTTCTAATCGCTTCATCAAAGGCTTTTACGCATCTTTCCTTAAAGTGCGCAACACTTTCACCATTCGGTATATCGGAGAGGCAGCCCGATTCGACCCACGCGCGGTATTCGGGGCAGCATTCTAGCTCGCGCGCCGTCTTTCCCTCGAATATGCCGAAGTCAGTCTCCTTAAAGCCTTCGTACATGATAAATCGCCTCTTCGGAAATATAAGCTCTGCAGTTTCGTAAGTCCGCTTCATCGGGCTTACAAAAATATGATCGGGGGTAAATCCCTCTTTTTTAAGCGACAGCGCCTGTTTTATGCCCTCCGCACAAAGCGGCTCGTCCGTTCGTCCGACGTATCGCCTCAAAAGATTGCCCGCCGTCGCTCCGTGGCGGATAAATATAACGTCGATCATCTTATAAGAGCTCCTATCAATACGCCGGCAAGGCATAAAAGCTCGCAGACTTCTAAAAAAAAGCCCGCCGTATCGCCGGTAACTCCCCCAAACTGCTTCATTGCCGTATGTGTGTATAAAAGCACCCACAAAACCGAAAGCACGGCGGCAAAAATGCCGCACGGCGGCGATATTATTATCATAAGCACGCACGCAGCCGCCGCTGTTATAAGCGCCGCAAGCTCCGCTTTCGATTTTTCGGTGCTTTCGGTATAGTAAAGAAGCATGCCCATGCCTCTCGCATTCGGAAGCCGCAACGCCAAAAAGGCCGAAAGCGCGCGCGATATAATGAACACAGGAAAAGCCGCAGAAAAAGCCCTCAATATATACAGCTCGTTTGTCAGCGCGAAGTATATTATAAAATATACTACGATATAGATAAGAGCAAAGGCTCCCGTGTGAGGGTCCTTCATTATTTCAAGCTTTCGTTCGCGCTCTCTGTGCGAACAAATCGCATCCACCGTGTCCATGTAACCGTCGAGATGAATGCCTCCCGTTATAATTACAGGCAAAGCGGACGCGACAGCCGAAAACATAATACCGCTTAGTCCTGCGGCAGCTGAAAGCTTATACCAGACTAAAAGAATAACGCCGATTATAACTCCGACTGCCGGAAAAAAGCATATGGCGTATTTCATCGTGCGTTCGTCAAACCGAGACTGCGGCACGGGTATCGCGCTGTAGGTTGACAGCGCGGTAAGAAACGCTTTAAAAAATATCATTTTCTGAGCCTTTCACATATAAATGTTTTTTATTCTTCATTATGATAACAGCGTTCGCCGAATTTGAAAGCTTTTCGTTCAATTCGTTAAGCGCGCTGATATAGTGCGCGGTATCTTTATCAAAGCCTTCTTCGGTAAGTCCCGATATGGTAACGGCAACGAGGATATCGCATCTGTCCTTAAGCTTCAGAATATCGGAATAAACGCTTTCCAAAGAACCCCTGCCTTCAAAAACAGTGTTCGCAAGCAGATTAGACACATCCTCAAGAAGCACGGCGCTATAGCGCGCGATATCTGCATCGCTCACCGAATACTGAAGCTCAAGAGTTTTAAAGCCGTATCGTGCGCGCGCAGCCTTATGCTTTTTTATACGTTCATGGTTTTCTTCGGTCACCGGCGTCATCGTCGCTATATAATATCGCTTTTCGCCGCTTTTTAGAATAAGCTGTTCGGCAAACGCGCTTTTGCCGCTGTTGTTTTCGCCCATTACAAGCACAAGCCTGCCCATTATATCCTCCCGCAATTTATGATACGCTAAGCCTATATTTCGCGCCTTATATCTTCAAGGTACGAATCGTCAATACCCGCCTCATCAAACGTCGCCATATTATTGACGACCTCGCACGAAGCTCTAAGCGCCGCAAGCGCGAACGGGCAGCCGCTGCCCTCGCCAAGGCGCATATCGAAATCAAACAGCGGTCTAACTTTAAGCGCCTTTGCCGCCTCTTTATACCCTAGTTCAACAGATGCATGGCTTGGTATCAGATATCCCAAAACGTTCGGACAAAGCTTTACGGCGCAAAGTGCGGAAACAATGGAAATAAAACCGTCGATGACTGCAGGCTTTTTAAAATATGCCGCGCCTAAAAACGCGCCGCACATTGCCGCTATATCAAATCCGCCGACTTTTGAAATGACGTCTAAAACATCGTTCTTATCCGGCCTGTTTATTTCTAAGGCGGCGCGTATAACTGCTTTTTTGTTTTCAAAAGCCGCGTCAGTAAGACCGCCTCCGCGCGACGTCACGCTTGTTACATCTGTATCCAAAAGCGCGCAAAGCACCGCAGAGGCCGTTGTCGTATTTCCTATACCCATCTCCCCTATACCTACGGCGTCGGCTTTTGTTATCTCCACAACTTCAAAGCCCGTAAGCACAGCCCTAAGCGCCTGATCTCTTGTCATGGCTGCGCCTGTCGAAATGTCATGCGTACCATAGGCTATCTTTTTATTTATTACATCCGTGCATGAAACATCGCCGTTTATGCCCACGTCGCAGACGGTCACGCCGCAGCCGAAAGTCTTAGCCAAAACAGCGGCTCCCGTTCTGCCCTGTGCAATATTTACGGCTTGCTTTAACGTAACGCTCTGCGGCGCGCTCGATACGCCTTTTGAAACAACGCCGTTGTCTGCGGCGAACACCAGAAGCTGCGTCTTTTTTATCTCATTGTGGACCTGTCCCGTTATCCCCGCTGCCTGGACCGACAGCGCTTCAAGCCTTCCCAAGCTTCCAGGCGGCTTTGCAAGCCTGCTTTGACGCTCTCTCGCCGCATCCATTGCCGCCGTATCGAGCGGGCGCACCGAAGCTTTAAGATAGTTTAACCTTTTCTCCATATACGCCTCTCCTTTTAAAATTCCACTCCGCGGCGTGCCGCTATACCTCTGTCGTAAGGATGCTTTATTTTCTTCATTTCGGTAACATAATCGGAAAGATCTATAAGCGCATCAGAGGGATATCGCCCCGTCAATACAAGCTCGAGGCCTGCGGGCTTTCTCTTTATATAATCCGTAAGCATCGCCTCCGAAATGAGCTTATGGCTGCAGGCCGATATTATCTCGTCAAGTATAAGCATATCCACTCCGTTTTCGCTCTTTTTTACTGCATTTTTAAAAAGCTCGCAGTAGGCGTGCGCGGCTTCTTTTCTTTCTTCATCGCTCATATGCTTAAAAAAACCGTAATTCTTTTTGCATACTTCTATGCTGATATTCTCAAACTTTTCGAGAGCCTTTATTTCCGAAGATGAGCCGTCCTTTAAAAACTGCACGAACAAAACGCGCATGCCCGCGCCTGCCGCGCGCAAAGCAAGCCCTGCGGCGGCAGTCGTTTTACCCTTGCCTTCTCCGCAGTAAATGTGCAAAAGCCCCGCCATATTCACACCTCTTTATTCAAAATACGATAAATAAGCTCCATATCTATGTTTTCTCTGACGATACGGGCAAGCAAGTCGTACTCACGTTCTTTATACACTTTCGTATCGTAAGCATTAATGAGAGACGGATCTACACCTTTTTCGGCGCAGAGCGCATGAATAATGCGTTCGCTTATCCCTTCGGCGTCGAATATGCCGTGTATATACGTGCCGTAGACGTTTCCCTTCCCCGAAAGAGGCGAAGACTCTTGTGCGCTTCGTCCCATGTGTATCTCATATCCCTCGTAAGAAAGGCCGTTCAAAGAAGAAAGCACGCCCTCAACTGAGGAAAAAACGCCTCTTGTCTGCGTCTGCACCTTATCTTTAAAAAATACCGTATCCATATCAAGCATCTCCATGCCTCGCACGGACGACGTATTTTCGCTTTCGCTGCCTCCCTCGTCCGTAATGCTTCGTCCGAGCATCTGATATCCGCCGCAGACGCCCATAACGGGCGTACCGTTTGAAGCCGCATGCTTTACGGCTGCCTCAAGTCCGCGCGATCTAATCCACTTTAGATCCTCTATCGTGCTTTTCGTACCAGGTATCATTATCATATCCGCACCCTCAAGCTCGCGCGGATGCGTTACGTACCTTAACGATACGCTGTCGTAGCGCTCAAAGGGCGAAAAATCGGTAAAGTTGGAAATGCGCGGCAGGCGTATTACGGCAATATCTATGAGCCTTCTCTTTTTATCGTTCGAAAAGCGCTTTGTTAAGCTGTCCTCGTCGTCAATGTCGATATTCATATACGGTATGACCCCCGCTACTGGAACGCCGCAAAGGTCCCTTAAAATATCAAGTCCCGGTTCAAGTATCGTTCTGTCGCCTCTGAATTTATTTATGACCGTCGCCTTTATTCGGGCGCGCTCCTCGCCTGATAAAAGCGCCACCGTGCCGTAAAGCTGCGCGAACACGCCGCCGCGGTCTATATCTCCGACCAGCAGTACGGGCGCGTCTACCATGCGCGCAAGCCCCATGTTCACGATATCGTCTTTATTTAAATTTATCTCCGCCGGACTTCCCGCGCCTTCTATCACTATAACGTCGTATTCTTCGGAAAGGCTTTCATACGCCGCCATTATATCGGGGATAAACTCACGCTTTTTTTTATAGTATTCCGCAGCTCTCATATTGCCCAAAACGCGGCCTCCGACGATGACCTGACTTCCCATATCCGTAGTAGGCTTTAACAGTATGGGGTTCATCCTTACGTCAGGCGCAATGCCGGCCGCCTCCGCCTGTACTGCCTGTGCGCGCCCCATCTC is a genomic window of Clostridia bacterium containing:
- a CDS encoding cob(I)yrinic acid a,c-diamide adenosyltransferase; amino-acid sequence: MAGLLHIYCGEGKGKTTAAAGLALRAAGAGMRVLFVQFLKDGSSSEIKALEKFENISIEVCKKNYGFFKHMSDEERKEAAHAYCELFKNAVKKSENGVDMLILDEIISACSHKLISEAMLTDYIKRKPAGLELVLTGRYPSDALIDLSDYVTEMKKIKHPYDRGIAARRGVEF
- the cobS gene encoding adenosylcobinamide-GDP ribazoletransferase — translated: MIFFKAFLTALSTYSAIPVPQSRFDERTMKYAICFFPAVGVIIGVILLVWYKLSAAAGLSGIMFSAVASALPVIITGGIHLDGYMDTVDAICSHRERERKLEIMKDPHTGAFALIYIVVYFIIYFALTNELYILRAFSAAFPVFIISRALSAFLALRLPNARGMGMLLYYTESTEKSKAELAALITAAAACVLMIIISPPCGIFAAVLSVLWVLLYTHTAMKQFGGVTGDTAGFFLEVCELLCLAGVLIGALIR
- a CDS encoding cobyric acid synthase produces the protein MAKNIMIQGTMSNAGKSLLAAALCRIFRQDGLRAAPFKSQNMSLNSFISSDGGEMGRAQAVQAEAAGIAPDVRMNPILLKPTTDMGSQVIVGGRVLGNMRAAEYYKKKREFIPDIMAAYESLSEEYDVIVIEGAGSPAEINLNKDDIVNMGLARMVDAPVLLVGDIDRGGVFAQLYGTVALLSGEERARIKATVINKFRGDRTILEPGLDILRDLCGVPVAGVIPYMNIDIDDEDSLTKRFSNDKKRRLIDIAVIRLPRISNFTDFSPFERYDSVSLRYVTHPRELEGADMIMIPGTKSTIEDLKWIRSRGLEAAVKHAASNGTPVMGVCGGYQMLGRSITDEGGSESENTSSVRGMEMLDMDTVFFKDKVQTQTRGVFSSVEGVLSSLNGLSYEGYEIHMGRSAQESSPLSGKGNVYGTYIHGIFDAEGISERIIHALCAEKGVDPSLINAYDTKVYKEREYDLLARIVRENIDMELIYRILNKEV
- a CDS encoding histidine phosphatase family protein — its product is MIDVIFIRHGATAGNLLRRYVGRTDEPLCAEGIKQALSLKKEGFTPDHIFVSPMKRTYETAELIFPKRRFIMYEGFKETDFGIFEGKTARELECCPEYRAWVESGCLSDIPNGESVAHFKERCVKAFDEAIRSVPDGSSAAFVIHGGVIMAILEARATPKRDFYEYHIKNGEYIRGRYNGKTIVFL
- a CDS encoding bifunctional adenosylcobinamide kinase/adenosylcobinamide-phosphate guanylyltransferase, translated to MGRLVLVMGENNSGKSAFAEQLILKSGEKRYYIATMTPVTEENHERIKKHKAARARYGFKTLELQYSVSDADIARYSAVLLEDVSNLLANTVFEGRGSLESVYSDILKLKDRCDILVAVTISGLTEEGFDKDTAHYISALNELNEKLSNSANAVIIMKNKKHLYVKGSENDIF
- the cobT gene encoding nicotinate-nucleotide--dimethylbenzimidazole phosphoribosyltransferase, with the translated sequence MEKRLNYLKASVRPLDTAAMDAARERQSRLAKPPGSLGRLEALSVQAAGITGQVHNEIKKTQLLVFAADNGVVSKGVSSAPQSVTLKQAVNIAQGRTGAAVLAKTFGCGVTVCDVGINGDVSCTDVINKKIAYGTHDISTGAAMTRDQALRAVLTGFEVVEITKADAVGIGEMGIGNTTTASAVLCALLDTDVTSVTSRGGGLTDAAFENKKAVIRAALEINRPDKNDVLDVISKVGGFDIAAMCGAFLGAAYFKKPAVIDGFISIVSALCAVKLCPNVLGYLIPSHASVELGYKEAAKALKVRPLFDFDMRLGEGSGCPFALAALRASCEVVNNMATFDEAGIDDSYLEDIRREI